The proteins below are encoded in one region of Syngnathus acus chromosome 2, fSynAcu1.2, whole genome shotgun sequence:
- the l1cama gene encoding neural cell adhesion molecule L1.2 isoform X2, which yields MAPRQQVGSRRRSSGFLLLPILLSFAVQPSRATIHFPSNYHISDLKKPPVITTQPESVTVFSVEDLVMICKASGNPPPIFRWTKDGEDFDPGADPELEVTERLGSFAFYTLSNTVDSLKQYQGKYVCYASNELGTAVSDEATLKTDVPPSQQKDKKVHVKSEEGSSIVLKCNPPQSSMEPIIHWMDWQLRHIQLSERVVVGKDGNLYFAHLKTTDSRNDYTCNVQYLATRTILAKEPVTLTVNPSNSVVRNRRPHMMRPTGSHTTYHALRGQTIELECIVQGYPTPKVSWVRKDGEMSESRTSKEMFDRRLRFSNISESDAGEYQCLAENSQGKLVHTYTLTVEAGPYWTKETASMLYAPGENVRLDCQAEGIPTPVITWTINGIPLSSTDKDSRRTVTPSSSLVLKDVNFGDTAIYQCKASNKHGAILSNINVYVIELPPQILTEDGNTYTVTEGQKVLLECDSFGSPKPKVTWTSGSASSLLADSRMNPLTTGGLEIFNVTHDDEGFYTCSVQNTNQSITAELEVLNRTVILSPPQALKVQPGQTAIFTCLSLVDPKLASPLIQWRKNDQKLFASGNDLKYTLEGPDLIISDTKADDEGNYTCQVITNLDMAQATGTLTLHDRPDPPGLLQLTQPKRRAVNLSWIPGSQHNSPVIEYVIEFEDQVSNERGWEELSRIPGDKNHASLSLWPFMSYRFRVIAINEVGKSTPSKPSEIYNTAAEAPDKNPEDVRSESTDPDTLVITWEEMDKRDFNGPDFKYRILWRRVVGSGPDWHPNYTTEPPLVISKIGNFSAFEIKVQAVNEKGEGPEPDPVIGYSGENIPLEAPMNVGIATLNSTAIRVTWAAIERETVRGHLLGYKIHLSRFGSRGHHRARRARELSTTVIVETGANEERKVIGNLRPYSRYGLTVSVFNSKGDGPPSEMMSFETEEGVPHPPTSLALDSPSETEMTLRWTPPSQPNGILIGYHLQYQQIVESDDSPMQMEKIDDPTISHLTLKGLDRHSHYRFYLKGRTAAGDGEAIMREGATTLDGVPPMNISVSPGENFVNISWVAKKRHRNVPFQIQYFKKNDAARKKTERVDSSQPFYQLQGLRPGSHYHLHFIHSNVTFFQTEIDTEGTGMTEMQPSIATQGWFIGLVSAIVLLLLLLLILCFVRRNKGGKYSVKDKEEGPMDSEARPMKDETFGEYSDLEEKRTASQPSLCEESKLCSQDNLNFNGSSVLTTEINLDESLASQFSRGPSEGQEVPDNSPLNGAAAANGLPNQATILD from the exons ATGGCTCCCCGACAGCAGGTGGGCAGTAGGAGGCGGAGCTctggcttcctcctcctccccatcctcctctccttcgCGGTCCAGCCCAGCCGAGCAACCATCCACTTTCCCTCCAACT ACCACATAAGTGACC TCAAGAAGCCTCCTGTTATCACCACACAGCCCGAGTCTGTCACCGTCTTCAGCGTGGAAGATCTCGTCATGATTTGCAAAGCCTCTGGAAACCCACCGCCCAT ATTCCGATGGACGAAGGATGGAGAGGATTTCGACCCGGGCGCTGACCCGGAGCTGGAGGTGACGGAGCGCTTGGGTTCGTTTGCCTTCTACACCCTCAGCAACACGGTGGACTCCCTGAAGCAGTACCAGGGCAAATACGTGTGCTACGCTTCCAACGAGCTCGGCACGGCCGTCTCCGACGAGGCCACGCTCAAAACTGATG TCCCACCGTCTCagcagaaagacaaaaaagtccATGTGAAATCTGAAGAGGGAAGCAGTATTGTTCTCAAGTGCAACCCCCCGCAGAGCTCCATGGAGCCCATCATTCACTGGATGGACTGGC AGCTGCGTCACATCCAACTGAGCGAGCGGGTGGTCGTGGGCAAGGATGGTAACCTCTACTTTGCCCACCTGAAAACCACGGACAGCAGGAACGACTACACCTGCAATGTCCAGTATCTCGCAACTCGCACTATCCTGGCAAAGGAACCTGTCACGCTGACCGTCAACCCCT CCAACTCAGTGGTGCGGAACCGAAGACCCCACATGATGAGACCTACTGGAAGCCacaccacttaccatgcacTCAGGGGCCAGACCATCGAACTGGAGTGCATCGTCCAAGGCTA TCCAACTCCAAAAGTATCATGGGTCAGGAAGGACGGCGAGATGTCTGAATCCCGGACTTCCAAAGAAATGTTTGACCGCCGTCTGCGCTTCAGCAATATCTCCGAGAGCGACGCCGGCGAGTACCAGTGTCTTGCTGAGAATTCCCAAGGAAAGCTCGTACACACTTACACCCTGACGGTGGAAG CCGGTCCTTACTGGACCAAAGAAACGGCCAGTATGTTATACGCTCCCGGTGAGAACGTCAGACTCGACTGCCAGGCGGAGGGCATCCCTACTCCAGTCATCACTTGGACCATCAACGGAATCCCGCTCTCAT CGACTGACAAAGACTCCAGACGCACTGTGACGCCAAGCAGCTCTCTCGTCCTCAAGGACGTGAATTTCGGAGACACGGCCATCTACCAGTGCAAGGCCTCCAACAAGCACGGAGCTATCCTGTCAAACATCAACGTTTATGTCATTG AGCTGCCTCCACAAATCCTGACCGAGGACGGCAACACGTACACGGTGACCGAAGGCCAGAAGGTTTTACTGGAGTGTGACAGCTTCGGATCTCCTAAACCAAAAGTCACATG GACCAGTGGCAGTGCCTCCTCCCTTCTGGCTGATTCCAGAATGAACCCTCTCACCACAGGGGGTCTGGAAATCTTCAATGTCACACATGACGACGAGGGCTTCTACACGTGCTCGGTGCAGAACACCAACCAGTCCATCACTGCAGAGCTGGAGGTGCTCA ACCGAACAGTGATCCTGTCACCTCCGCAGGCTCTGAAGGTACAGCCTGGACAGACTGCCATCTTCACCTGTCTCTCTCTTGTGGACCCCAAATTGGCCTCTCCGCTTATCCAGTGGAGAAAGAACGACCAGAAGCTGTTTGCATCCGGCAATGATCTGAA ATACACATTGGAAGGACCGGACTTGATCATCTCTGATACCAAAGCTGACGACGAAGGCAACTACACGTGTCAGGTCATCACAAATCTGGACATGGCCCAAGCGACCGGCACGCTCACTCTACACG ATCGTCCAGATCCTCCTGGCCTTCTTCAACTTACGCAACCTAAAAGACGCGCAGTCAACCTCAGTTGGATTCCCGGCTCTCAACACAACAGCCCCGTGATAG AGTACGTGATTGAGTTTGAGGATCAGGTTTCAAACGAGCGAGGTTGGGAAGAGCTGAGCAGAATACCGGGGGACAAGAACCACGccagtctctctctctggccCTTCATGTCGTACCGGTTCCGTGTCATCGCCATCAACGAGGTGGGCAAGAGTACTCCCAGCAAGCCATCTGAAATCTACAACACAGCTGCTGAAG CACCAGACAAGAACCCCGAAGATGTCAGAAGCGAGTCCACCGACCCAGATACGCTCGTCATCACCTGGGAG GAAATGGACAAACGGGACTTTAACGGACCTGACTTCAAGTACCGCATCCTGTGGAGGCGGGTGGTGGGCAGCGGGCCCGACTGGCACCCCAACTACACGACTGAACCCCCGTTAGTTATCAGCAAGATCGGCAACTTCTCCGCATTTGAGATCAAAGTACAGGCTGTCAATGAAAAGGGGGAAGGGCCTGAGCCCGATCCCGTCATTGGCTACTCGGGCGAGAACA TTCCACTGGAGGCCCCCATGAATGTGGGCATTGCCACCCTGAACAGCACCGCCATCAGGGTGACCTGGGCCGCAATCGAAAGAGAGACGGTCAGAGGACACCTGCTGGGCTACAAG ATTCACTTGAGTCGATTCGGCTCCCGGGGTCACCACAGAGCTCGAAGGGCAAGGGAGCTATCGACCACTGTCATTGTGGAGACCGGGGCCAACGAGGAGAGGAAGGTGATCGGCAATCTCCGACCGTACTCCCGCTACGGCTTGACCGTCAGCGTGTTCAACAGCAAAGGAGATGGGCCGCCATCGGAGATGATGTCCTTCGAGACCGAAGAAGGAG TTCCACATCCGCCAACCTCTCTGGCGTTGGACAGTCCATCTGAGACAGAAATGACTTTGCGATGGACACCGCCAAGTCAGCCCAACGGGATTCTTATTGGGTACCACTTGCAGTACCAACAAA TCGTGGAGAGTGACGACAGCCCGATGCAGATGGAGAAAATCGACGATCCCACAATCAGCCACCTCACCCTGAAGGGCCTGGATCGCCATAGCCATTACCGCTTCTACCTGAAGGGGCGCACTGCGGCTGGAGATGGAGAAGCCATCATGAGGGAAGGTGCCACCACTCTGGATGGAG TGCCTCCTATGAACATCAGCGTGTCTCCTGGAGAGAACTTTGTGAATATCAGCTGGGTGGCCAAGAAGCGCCACAGGAACGTTCCATTCCAGATCCAATATTTCAAGAAGAACG ATGCTGCTCGGAAGAAGACCGAGAGGGTGGACTCCTCGCAGCCCTTCTACCAGCTCCAGGGTCTAAGACCTGGTTCTCATTACCATCTGCACTTCATCCACAGCAACGTCACCTTCTTTCAGACAGAAATTGACACCGAGGGAACCG GTATGACTGAGATGCAGCCCAGCATTGCGACCCAGGGATGGTTCATCGGCCTGGTCAGCGCCATCGTCTTGCTACTGCTCTTACTGCTCATCCTCTGCTTTGTCCGGAGGAACAAAGGGGGAAAGTATTCAG TGAAAGACAAAGAGGAAGGCCCGATGGACTCAGAAGCTCGACCAATGAAGGACGAGACCTTTGGCGAGTACAG CGATCTGGAGGAGAAGCGCACCGCCAGCCAGCCGTCTTTGTGCGAGGAGAGCAAGCTGTGCAGTCAGGACAACCTGAACTTCAACGGCAGCAGCGTGTTGACCACCGAGATCAACCTGGATGAGTCGCTGGCCAGTCAGTTCAGCCGGGGGCCCAGCGAGGGCCAAGAGGTGCCCGATAACTCCCCGCTCaacggcgccgccgccgctaacGGCCTGCCCAACCAAGCCACCATCCTCGATTGA
- the l1cama gene encoding neural cell adhesion molecule L1.2 isoform X3, whose translation MAPRQQVGSRRRSSGFLLLPILLSFAVQPSRATIHFPSNFKKPPVITTQPESVTVFSVEDLVMICKASGNPPPIFRWTKDGEDFDPGADPELEVTERLGSFAFYTLSNTVDSLKQYQGKYVCYASNELGTAVSDEATLKTDVPPSQQKDKKVHVKSEEGSSIVLKCNPPQSSMEPIIHWMDWQLRHIQLSERVVVGKDGNLYFAHLKTTDSRNDYTCNVQYLATRTILAKEPVTLTVNPSNSVVRNRRPHMMRPTGSHTTYHALRGQTIELECIVQGYPTPKVSWVRKDGEMSESRTSKEMFDRRLRFSNISESDAGEYQCLAENSQGKLVHTYTLTVEAGPYWTKETASMLYAPGENVRLDCQAEGIPTPVITWTINGIPLSSTDKDSRRTVTPSSSLVLKDVNFGDTAIYQCKASNKHGAILSNINVYVIELPPQILTEDGNTYTVTEGQKVLLECDSFGSPKPKVTWTSGSASSLLADSRMNPLTTGGLEIFNVTHDDEGFYTCSVQNTNQSITAELEVLNRTVILSPPQALKVQPGQTAIFTCLSLVDPKLASPLIQWRKNDQKLFASGNDLKYTLEGPDLIISDTKADDEGNYTCQVITNLDMAQATGTLTLHDRPDPPGLLQLTQPKRRAVNLSWIPGSQHNSPVIEYVIEFEDQVSNERGWEELSRIPGDKNHASLSLWPFMSYRFRVIAINEVGKSTPSKPSEIYNTAAEAPDKNPEDVRSESTDPDTLVITWEEMDKRDFNGPDFKYRILWRRVVGSGPDWHPNYTTEPPLVISKIGNFSAFEIKVQAVNEKGEGPEPDPVIGYSGENIPLEAPMNVGIATLNSTAIRVTWAAIERETVRGHLLGYKIHLSRFGSRGHHRARRARELSTTVIVETGANEERKVIGNLRPYSRYGLTVSVFNSKGDGPPSEMMSFETEEGVPHPPTSLALDSPSETEMTLRWTPPSQPNGILIGYHLQYQQIVESDDSPMQMEKIDDPTISHLTLKGLDRHSHYRFYLKGRTAAGDGEAIMREGATTLDGVPPMNISVSPGENFVNISWVAKKRHRNVPFQIQYFKKNDAARKKTERVDSSQPFYQLQGLRPGSHYHLHFIHSNVTFFQTEIDTEGTGMTEMQPSIATQGWFIGLVSAIVLLLLLLLILCFVRRNKGGKYSVKDKEEGPMDSEARPMKDETFGEYRSLESDLEEKRTASQPSLCEESKLCSQDNLNFNGSSVLTTEINLDESLASQFSRGPSEGQEVPDNSPLNGAAAANGLPNQATILD comes from the exons ATGGCTCCCCGACAGCAGGTGGGCAGTAGGAGGCGGAGCTctggcttcctcctcctccccatcctcctctccttcgCGGTCCAGCCCAGCCGAGCAACCATCCACTTTCCCTCCAACT TCAAGAAGCCTCCTGTTATCACCACACAGCCCGAGTCTGTCACCGTCTTCAGCGTGGAAGATCTCGTCATGATTTGCAAAGCCTCTGGAAACCCACCGCCCAT ATTCCGATGGACGAAGGATGGAGAGGATTTCGACCCGGGCGCTGACCCGGAGCTGGAGGTGACGGAGCGCTTGGGTTCGTTTGCCTTCTACACCCTCAGCAACACGGTGGACTCCCTGAAGCAGTACCAGGGCAAATACGTGTGCTACGCTTCCAACGAGCTCGGCACGGCCGTCTCCGACGAGGCCACGCTCAAAACTGATG TCCCACCGTCTCagcagaaagacaaaaaagtccATGTGAAATCTGAAGAGGGAAGCAGTATTGTTCTCAAGTGCAACCCCCCGCAGAGCTCCATGGAGCCCATCATTCACTGGATGGACTGGC AGCTGCGTCACATCCAACTGAGCGAGCGGGTGGTCGTGGGCAAGGATGGTAACCTCTACTTTGCCCACCTGAAAACCACGGACAGCAGGAACGACTACACCTGCAATGTCCAGTATCTCGCAACTCGCACTATCCTGGCAAAGGAACCTGTCACGCTGACCGTCAACCCCT CCAACTCAGTGGTGCGGAACCGAAGACCCCACATGATGAGACCTACTGGAAGCCacaccacttaccatgcacTCAGGGGCCAGACCATCGAACTGGAGTGCATCGTCCAAGGCTA TCCAACTCCAAAAGTATCATGGGTCAGGAAGGACGGCGAGATGTCTGAATCCCGGACTTCCAAAGAAATGTTTGACCGCCGTCTGCGCTTCAGCAATATCTCCGAGAGCGACGCCGGCGAGTACCAGTGTCTTGCTGAGAATTCCCAAGGAAAGCTCGTACACACTTACACCCTGACGGTGGAAG CCGGTCCTTACTGGACCAAAGAAACGGCCAGTATGTTATACGCTCCCGGTGAGAACGTCAGACTCGACTGCCAGGCGGAGGGCATCCCTACTCCAGTCATCACTTGGACCATCAACGGAATCCCGCTCTCAT CGACTGACAAAGACTCCAGACGCACTGTGACGCCAAGCAGCTCTCTCGTCCTCAAGGACGTGAATTTCGGAGACACGGCCATCTACCAGTGCAAGGCCTCCAACAAGCACGGAGCTATCCTGTCAAACATCAACGTTTATGTCATTG AGCTGCCTCCACAAATCCTGACCGAGGACGGCAACACGTACACGGTGACCGAAGGCCAGAAGGTTTTACTGGAGTGTGACAGCTTCGGATCTCCTAAACCAAAAGTCACATG GACCAGTGGCAGTGCCTCCTCCCTTCTGGCTGATTCCAGAATGAACCCTCTCACCACAGGGGGTCTGGAAATCTTCAATGTCACACATGACGACGAGGGCTTCTACACGTGCTCGGTGCAGAACACCAACCAGTCCATCACTGCAGAGCTGGAGGTGCTCA ACCGAACAGTGATCCTGTCACCTCCGCAGGCTCTGAAGGTACAGCCTGGACAGACTGCCATCTTCACCTGTCTCTCTCTTGTGGACCCCAAATTGGCCTCTCCGCTTATCCAGTGGAGAAAGAACGACCAGAAGCTGTTTGCATCCGGCAATGATCTGAA ATACACATTGGAAGGACCGGACTTGATCATCTCTGATACCAAAGCTGACGACGAAGGCAACTACACGTGTCAGGTCATCACAAATCTGGACATGGCCCAAGCGACCGGCACGCTCACTCTACACG ATCGTCCAGATCCTCCTGGCCTTCTTCAACTTACGCAACCTAAAAGACGCGCAGTCAACCTCAGTTGGATTCCCGGCTCTCAACACAACAGCCCCGTGATAG AGTACGTGATTGAGTTTGAGGATCAGGTTTCAAACGAGCGAGGTTGGGAAGAGCTGAGCAGAATACCGGGGGACAAGAACCACGccagtctctctctctggccCTTCATGTCGTACCGGTTCCGTGTCATCGCCATCAACGAGGTGGGCAAGAGTACTCCCAGCAAGCCATCTGAAATCTACAACACAGCTGCTGAAG CACCAGACAAGAACCCCGAAGATGTCAGAAGCGAGTCCACCGACCCAGATACGCTCGTCATCACCTGGGAG GAAATGGACAAACGGGACTTTAACGGACCTGACTTCAAGTACCGCATCCTGTGGAGGCGGGTGGTGGGCAGCGGGCCCGACTGGCACCCCAACTACACGACTGAACCCCCGTTAGTTATCAGCAAGATCGGCAACTTCTCCGCATTTGAGATCAAAGTACAGGCTGTCAATGAAAAGGGGGAAGGGCCTGAGCCCGATCCCGTCATTGGCTACTCGGGCGAGAACA TTCCACTGGAGGCCCCCATGAATGTGGGCATTGCCACCCTGAACAGCACCGCCATCAGGGTGACCTGGGCCGCAATCGAAAGAGAGACGGTCAGAGGACACCTGCTGGGCTACAAG ATTCACTTGAGTCGATTCGGCTCCCGGGGTCACCACAGAGCTCGAAGGGCAAGGGAGCTATCGACCACTGTCATTGTGGAGACCGGGGCCAACGAGGAGAGGAAGGTGATCGGCAATCTCCGACCGTACTCCCGCTACGGCTTGACCGTCAGCGTGTTCAACAGCAAAGGAGATGGGCCGCCATCGGAGATGATGTCCTTCGAGACCGAAGAAGGAG TTCCACATCCGCCAACCTCTCTGGCGTTGGACAGTCCATCTGAGACAGAAATGACTTTGCGATGGACACCGCCAAGTCAGCCCAACGGGATTCTTATTGGGTACCACTTGCAGTACCAACAAA TCGTGGAGAGTGACGACAGCCCGATGCAGATGGAGAAAATCGACGATCCCACAATCAGCCACCTCACCCTGAAGGGCCTGGATCGCCATAGCCATTACCGCTTCTACCTGAAGGGGCGCACTGCGGCTGGAGATGGAGAAGCCATCATGAGGGAAGGTGCCACCACTCTGGATGGAG TGCCTCCTATGAACATCAGCGTGTCTCCTGGAGAGAACTTTGTGAATATCAGCTGGGTGGCCAAGAAGCGCCACAGGAACGTTCCATTCCAGATCCAATATTTCAAGAAGAACG ATGCTGCTCGGAAGAAGACCGAGAGGGTGGACTCCTCGCAGCCCTTCTACCAGCTCCAGGGTCTAAGACCTGGTTCTCATTACCATCTGCACTTCATCCACAGCAACGTCACCTTCTTTCAGACAGAAATTGACACCGAGGGAACCG GTATGACTGAGATGCAGCCCAGCATTGCGACCCAGGGATGGTTCATCGGCCTGGTCAGCGCCATCGTCTTGCTACTGCTCTTACTGCTCATCCTCTGCTTTGTCCGGAGGAACAAAGGGGGAAAGTATTCAG TGAAAGACAAAGAGGAAGGCCCGATGGACTCAGAAGCTCGACCAATGAAGGACGAGACCTTTGGCGAGTACAG ATCTCTCGAAAG CGATCTGGAGGAGAAGCGCACCGCCAGCCAGCCGTCTTTGTGCGAGGAGAGCAAGCTGTGCAGTCAGGACAACCTGAACTTCAACGGCAGCAGCGTGTTGACCACCGAGATCAACCTGGATGAGTCGCTGGCCAGTCAGTTCAGCCGGGGGCCCAGCGAGGGCCAAGAGGTGCCCGATAACTCCCCGCTCaacggcgccgccgccgctaacGGCCTGCCCAACCAAGCCACCATCCTCGATTGA